The Magnolia sinica isolate HGM2019 chromosome 9, MsV1, whole genome shotgun sequence sequence ACTCACTAATAAAAAAAACAACTCACTAATCACAAGAAATGTCTAAAATACTCTAACACCAAAAAAAACTCACTCAAGGAAGAGAGTGATTAACATAGAGATTAGTGGAAactaatccacaccgttcttCATCTTCCATCTCCACTTTCCCTCCATGGCTATTCTTACATTCATAGTAAAACACAGTGTACACGACAAAGGCGAATAGCTTCAAGATGCTGGCAAGTACCGTCTCGATAGCTCCGATTGCAAGCCGAACTACCGGTTCTATATCATCTTCGATTGTATTGAGAGAGAACAGCACCGAAATTGGAGCAATTAAGAGTGCTAAAACCATCATTAGACCAAACCCTTGAAGCTTTCTTCCTTTGATTAGGTACACTGCCTTCTTTATTGCCTTCATACCATAACAATCCTCTTCTACCACAGAAATCACAAGACCCAACATCCAAACAGCAGCTAAGTATACAAAAAATATCATCGCAGGAAGGCTCACCAATCCTATCATAGCTATCAACGTCCCACCATTAGTAATTAGAGCGAATGCCACAAACACCATCACAACGATGAAAGCATAAACAGCCGTGATTAGTAAAACGTACAACCATGTAATCATTGGCCTTTTCCATATTTCGATTATCTTCAAGCACACATCCATGAGACTCAGATGCTTACCGGTGTATGTTGTTGCTGATGCGTACATGGTCGCGGTCATTGTGAATGGTATGAGAACACAGAAAGCAATGAAGTAGACTGATTCAAGACCCACAAGAATTCTAATGTCTTTTTGGACTCTAGAGGTGCTGAAGTTCCAACCACTGTCGGATTCTTGATCTTCAATCTCGATCAGGAATGGGCCAGCCACGAGATCGTGGTTCAAAGCAAGTAGAGAGAATGGGATCAGCAACAGGAGCATGACTGAGACCATAAGCTTCAGATTCTTTAAAGGAATCTTAAGGGATTCCTTTAGGATTCCTATCAGATCTAACATCTTGGATGTGTCCACGGCCACTGAAAACTCTTCCTTAGCCATTGAATGATCTTCTCCAATTTTTCTGTGTGGCGATCGAAATGCTCTTACAGGGCCAGGGGTCAATTAGGTGAGATGTCTTGTGGTGGGTTCCTCtgcaacttattttattttatttttatcatttgcTTATTCTACAACTGCGTCTTTCGGGTCTACCGCACTGTAGGGATtacatccgttccgtccatcatgtgaggctccTCATTTTATcctaaaaatcaaaaaattagACTGACCCAACACTCCGTAGGGCCACACTACCTAAAATCTTGCATAAAACCTATAAaatcatatggtgtggcccacctgagctttgaatggCCTGATTATTTTAGTGTCAATTATCCTTCTGGATAGAATCTTATTTATGGATCGGATGTCGTAAACATAACATAGTTGGTCCCACAGACAATCTGGAAGGTTTTATTGGAGTGTGTCCCAATCCCAAGGCTCCCTATCGCGTGACTCACCTCTGTTTCGGATAGGCATGACGTTAGAAGGAGGATGAATTTGAAGGGGAActcaccttatggacggattagatatgtGCCCCAgataactgtgggccccacaaatgtatAGTTGTTTGGAATGAGCTTATTCCACAGGCGTTGTAGAGGAACCGGT is a genomic window containing:
- the LOC131256125 gene encoding uncharacterized protein LOC131256125, whose translation is MAKEEFSVAVDTSKMLDLIGILKESLKIPLKNLKLMVSVMLLLLIPFSLLALNHDLVAGPFLIEIEDQESDSGWNFSTSRVQKDIRILVGLESVYFIAFCVLIPFTMTATMYASATTYTGKHLSLMDVCLKIIEIWKRPMITWLYVLLITAVYAFIVVMVFVAFALITNGGTLIAMIGLVSLPAMIFFVYLAAVWMLGLVISVVEEDCYGMKAIKKAVYLIKGRKLQGFGLMMVLALLIAPISVLFSLNTIEDDIEPVVRLAIGAIETVLASILKLFAFVVYTVFYYECKNSHGGKVEMEDEERCGLVSTNLYVNHSLP